One stretch of Muribaculum intestinale DNA includes these proteins:
- a CDS encoding DUF6048 family protein: protein MSSIRHILILVCAMFAVTTMAQRRITPVANPENKRPETETPVVKEVKPGETPVRPASVIETHDMEGRVVLVDTISGVEYHDTITVKAPPTVYPRFAAVSVGVNAWDALARLAGQQYGVGGVWAELSIHNWFKPIVEFGLGMADYMPKDESYRYKSGMAPYFKIGLNYNFLYNSTPDYSVYLGLRYGISSFSYRIEDVTAVNGYWDESTTLSVPSQHATAGYFEFLFGLRVQIWRNISLGWELRVHKLLHQGTHLYGDPWYIPGFGTDGSLFSGAFSVSYTLPFQRTSKKSTISEMEN from the coding sequence ATGAGCAGTATACGCCACATATTGATACTTGTGTGTGCCATGTTCGCCGTAACGACCATGGCACAACGTCGTATCACGCCTGTAGCCAATCCTGAGAATAAACGCCCGGAGACTGAGACTCCTGTGGTAAAAGAAGTAAAACCGGGTGAGACACCTGTACGACCGGCCAGTGTGATTGAAACGCATGACATGGAGGGCCGTGTGGTTCTTGTCGATACCATATCCGGAGTGGAATATCACGACACCATTACCGTGAAAGCTCCTCCTACGGTTTATCCCCGGTTTGCAGCCGTATCTGTCGGAGTAAATGCCTGGGATGCTCTTGCACGTCTTGCCGGTCAACAATATGGAGTAGGGGGTGTATGGGCCGAACTCAGTATACACAATTGGTTTAAACCAATTGTGGAATTTGGTCTCGGTATGGCCGACTATATGCCGAAGGACGAGAGTTATCGTTATAAATCAGGCATGGCTCCATACTTTAAAATCGGGCTTAACTACAATTTCCTATATAACTCGACTCCCGATTATTCAGTATATCTTGGCCTTCGTTATGGAATATCTTCGTTTAGCTATAGAATTGAGGATGTCACTGCGGTAAACGGCTATTGGGACGAATCAACCACATTGAGCGTTCCTTCTCAGCATGCCACAGCGGGCTATTTTGAATTTCTTTTTGGATTACGTGTCCAGATATGGCGTAATATATCCCTTGGATGGGAATTGCGTGTACACAAATTATTGCATCAGGGTACACATCTTTATGGAGATCCATGGTACATACCAGGATTTGGAACAGATGGGTCACTTTTTTCTGGAGCATTCTCTGTGAGCTATACTTTGCCGTTTCAACGCACATCAAAGAAATCCACCATATCTGAGATGGAAAATTAA
- a CDS encoding DUF6452 family protein codes for MKYKAIVIFAACSGISLLSGCNSSGCTDNKSSIPLAGFYSYTTLSPISVNKISLGGVDAPDDSLIINNASASEVYLPFRAEHDETQFYIHYHSRGIDDSAFNDTLTFRYNRLPYFASEECGAMYKYEVKEFSSTYHLIDSIALLDVNITNTDRETIRIFFRTYTEPPEEDTDDSENTDDSVDSANRNML; via the coding sequence TTGAAATATAAGGCAATAGTAATATTTGCTGCATGTTCAGGCATATCTCTGCTATCGGGGTGTAACTCTTCCGGATGTACTGACAACAAGAGTTCCATCCCGTTGGCCGGATTTTATTCGTATACGACTCTGTCTCCGATATCCGTAAACAAGATATCGTTGGGGGGCGTAGACGCACCCGACGATTCCTTGATTATCAATAATGCGTCGGCATCGGAGGTGTATCTGCCATTTCGTGCCGAACATGATGAGACTCAGTTTTATATACATTATCATTCCAGAGGTATTGATGATTCCGCATTCAATGATACCTTGACATTCCGATATAACCGTCTCCCATATTTCGCATCCGAAGAATGCGGTGCAATGTATAAGTATGAGGTCAAGGAATTCTCATCTACTTATCATCTCATTGACTCAATCGCACTGCTTGATGTGAATATTACCAACACCGACAGAGAGACAATAAGAATATTCTTCCGAACATATACCGAGCCGCCGGAGGAAGATACCGATGACTCCGAAAACACGGACGATTCTGTCGATTCAGCAAATAGAAATATGCTATGA